A genomic region of Elaeis guineensis isolate ETL-2024a chromosome 9, EG11, whole genome shotgun sequence contains the following coding sequences:
- the LOC105052119 gene encoding uncharacterized protein has protein sequence MSMEEDASGKKEEEEFNTGPLSVLMMSVKNNTQVLINCRNNKKLLGRVRAFDRHCNMVLENVREMWTEIPKTGKGKKKALPINKDRFISKMFFRGDSVIIVLRNPK, from the exons GgtaagaaagaggaagaggaatTTAACACAGGTCCTCTCTCTGTTTTGATGATGAGTGTCAAAAACAACACCCAG GTGCTCATTAATTGTCGGAACAACAAGAAACTACTTGGCCGTGTCAGGGCCTTTGATCGTCACTGTAACATGGTTCTTGAGAATGTCAGGGAGATGTGGACTGAG ATACCTAAGACAGGTAAAGGCAAGAAAAAAGCACTCCCCATCAACAAGGATAGATTCATCAGCAAGATGTTCTTCCGTGGGGACTCTGTTATCATTGTTCTCAGGAATCCCAAATGA